The following are encoded in a window of Lacinutrix sp. WUR7 genomic DNA:
- a CDS encoding SulP family inorganic anion transporter, producing MIKKEKKIVSFFKALPKNIFSGFVVSLIALPLGLGLAMASDAPPISGIIAAVVGGLLVSILGGSNVTITGPGNGLVGVLLVAITTLGLESAYAAIICSGVLLLVLGFLRLGKLADFFPSSAIQGMLAAIGLIILGKQFHIMLAHKIKREDTIDYLLEIPVTINDAIHYDKTGLIFAALAGVLSLIIMAFYGKIRNKYFQLIPAPMWIVILSIGFSYYFELIAHEANPIAKEYMISGIPDFQEIISQLPTVNFSKIGSFPFWSSVIALTLISSIESLLSIKAVDKLDPEKRRSNVNRDLKALGLATIGSGFLGGLNVVTVIARSSVNVNNGGTNRSSNFFHATFLVIFILLFSTQLTRIPLPALMAILVYTGYKLASPENIKKIFSIGREQLIIFFVTLILTLKVGLITGILSGVLVTFIIHIFINKSFSLFARNVLKPNVLMYKEEDSAGNYYVSVKHFCSFLNYYRLKEKLNAVPENQDIIVDFSLCDFVDHTVMENLNNYQELFSKRGGHFEVVGLDLHDTDSKHPFALRRLLPVPNLIKNSLTKRQTSIETLAQNYALRYVSKKEKNVSFLDRFLFFKTKHVNHINNQLCSENKELTMFDIEFSEGELIAKEVVRSTMLYIQLDTNIPEFTLDREGFLEKVYAFAGFKDIPIQNHEDFSKRFYLLGEDEQAIKHFFNDNVTHFFESNPYYHVESNGKALLVFSKERHASIKEIKALYDFGKRLKQVIS from the coding sequence ATGATAAAAAAAGAAAAAAAAATAGTGTCTTTTTTTAAAGCATTACCAAAAAATATTTTTTCTGGTTTTGTAGTAAGTCTTATTGCTTTACCATTAGGTTTAGGTTTAGCAATGGCTAGTGATGCGCCTCCAATTTCTGGTATTATTGCTGCCGTTGTAGGTGGTTTATTGGTTTCTATACTTGGTGGAAGTAATGTTACCATTACGGGTCCTGGAAACGGTTTGGTTGGGGTGCTTTTAGTCGCTATTACCACCTTAGGTTTAGAAAGTGCGTACGCAGCTATTATCTGCTCTGGAGTACTTTTACTGGTTCTAGGTTTTTTGCGTTTGGGTAAATTGGCAGATTTCTTTCCTTCTTCTGCAATTCAAGGGATGCTTGCTGCTATTGGACTCATTATTCTTGGGAAGCAATTTCACATCATGCTTGCCCATAAAATTAAACGAGAAGATACTATTGATTACTTATTAGAAATACCTGTTACCATAAATGATGCTATTCACTATGATAAAACAGGGCTTATTTTTGCTGCTTTGGCTGGAGTACTCAGTCTTATTATAATGGCATTTTACGGAAAAATAAGAAATAAGTATTTTCAGCTAATTCCTGCGCCAATGTGGATTGTTATTCTATCTATTGGTTTTAGTTACTATTTTGAATTGATAGCACATGAGGCTAATCCAATAGCCAAAGAATACATGATTTCTGGTATTCCAGATTTTCAGGAGATTATTTCACAATTACCAACTGTTAATTTTAGTAAAATAGGAAGCTTTCCGTTTTGGTCTAGCGTTATAGCATTAACACTTATTTCTAGTATCGAATCTCTTTTAAGTATTAAAGCGGTAGATAAATTAGATCCAGAAAAAAGACGTTCTAATGTAAACAGAGATTTAAAAGCATTAGGTTTAGCAACTATTGGTTCTGGTTTTCTTGGTGGTTTAAACGTAGTAACTGTAATTGCAAGAAGTTCTGTAAACGTTAATAACGGAGGAACAAACCGTTCTTCCAACTTTTTTCATGCCACTTTTTTGGTAATATTCATTCTTCTTTTTAGTACCCAATTAACCAGAATACCACTTCCTGCTTTAATGGCTATTTTGGTATATACAGGTTATAAATTAGCTTCACCAGAAAACATTAAGAAAATATTTTCTATTGGTAGAGAGCAACTAATCATCTTTTTTGTAACGCTTATTTTAACACTTAAAGTTGGCTTGATAACTGGTATTCTATCTGGTGTTTTAGTCACCTTCATTATACATATATTTATAAATAAAAGTTTTTCTTTATTCGCTAGAAATGTATTAAAACCGAATGTTTTAATGTATAAAGAGGAAGATAGTGCAGGTAATTACTATGTAAGTGTAAAGCATTTTTGTAGTTTCTTAAATTACTACCGATTAAAAGAAAAACTAAACGCTGTTCCAGAAAACCAAGATATCATTGTAGACTTTTCACTTTGTGATTTTGTAGATCATACCGTTATGGAAAACCTGAATAACTATCAAGAACTTTTTTCTAAAAGAGGTGGTCATTTTGAAGTTGTAGGATTAGATCTTCACGATACCGATTCTAAACACCCATTTGCATTACGACGTTTGCTTCCTGTGCCAAATCTTATTAAAAATAGTTTAACAAAAAGACAAACTAGTATTGAAACATTAGCCCAAAATTATGCGCTTCGTTATGTATCTAAAAAAGAAAAAAATGTTTCCTTTTTAGATCGTTTTTTGTTTTTTAAAACTAAGCATGTCAATCATATTAATAACCAGCTTTGTTCCGAAAACAAAGAACTAACCATGTTTGATATCGAGTTTTCTGAAGGAGAATTGATAGCAAAAGAAGTGGTTCGATCCACCATGCTTTATATACAATTAGATACTAACATTCCAGAGTTTACTTTAGACAGAGAAGGTTTTCTTGAAAAAGTATATGCTTTTGCTGGTTTTAAAGATATTCCTATTCAAAATCACGAAGACTTTTCAAAACGCTTTTATTTGCTTGGCGAAGATGAACAAGCAATAAAACACTTTTTTAATGATAACGTAACTCATTTTTTTGAAAGTAACCCGTATTATCACGTAGAATCTAACGGAAAAGCATTGTTAGTTTTCAGTAAAGAAAGACACGCAAGTATTAAAGAAATCAAAGCGCTTTACGATTTTGGTAAACGTTTAAAACAAGTTATTTCTTAA
- a CDS encoding S8 family peptidase gives MKLIKPFLLVGSLALVLTSCGGGAEILSTPLENIDTVALKEAELTENEKHNWGHLDLVKDTIPGMSVDKAYAEIVKGKKGKKIIVAVIDSGIDINHEDLNGVIWTNKKEIAGNGIDDDKNGYVDDIHGWNFLGDAYDEQLEMTRIVANGNTNAPRFAEAKAGLEENIAQLGPTKTRYEQIYASLVDADKAFTSHFKTADYTSEQVSKLETTDEKLTQYKGLAAQMVGFGLPSIQEAKKELKGALDGLIGRLNTNYNVDFKGRTTGDNPDDFNDKPGYGNANVLPIADDEIHGTHVTGIIAAVRNNGLGANGVANNVEIMSIRAVPNGDEYDKDVAKAIRYAVDNGAKVINGSFGKSFSPHSDWVRDAIKYASDNNVVFVHAAGNDGKNVDTEANFPDDNVNYVEVSNSYIRVGSLASKYGSSMVSGFSNYGQKNVDVFAPGSQIYSTFPNNEYKAISGTSMASPAVAGVAALVWSQYPKLTAAQVKQVIMDSGLPIHQKVVVGGDANDVRDFGTLSKSGKMVNAYNALIMAQQLSK, from the coding sequence ATGAAACTTATTAAACCCTTTTTACTAGTAGGAAGCTTAGCGCTTGTTTTAACTAGCTGTGGTGGTGGAGCAGAAATTTTATCTACACCATTAGAAAACATTGATACTGTTGCTTTAAAGGAAGCAGAGTTAACCGAAAACGAAAAACACAATTGGGGACATTTAGATCTTGTAAAAGATACTATTCCTGGAATGAGTGTAGATAAAGCTTACGCTGAAATTGTTAAAGGAAAAAAAGGAAAAAAAATTATTGTAGCCGTTATTGATTCTGGTATAGATATCAATCATGAAGATTTAAATGGCGTAATATGGACCAATAAAAAAGAGATTGCTGGAAACGGAATTGATGATGACAAAAACGGTTATGTAGATGATATCCATGGTTGGAATTTTCTAGGAGATGCTTACGATGAGCAATTAGAAATGACAAGAATTGTAGCAAACGGAAACACAAATGCACCTCGTTTTGCGGAAGCTAAAGCTGGTTTAGAAGAGAATATTGCACAATTGGGTCCTACAAAAACGCGTTATGAGCAAATTTATGCTTCTTTAGTAGATGCAGATAAAGCGTTCACTTCACATTTTAAAACTGCAGATTATACTAGCGAGCAAGTTTCAAAATTAGAAACTACAGACGAAAAGTTAACACAATACAAAGGTCTTGCAGCGCAAATGGTAGGTTTTGGTTTACCAAGCATACAAGAAGCTAAAAAAGAATTAAAAGGAGCTTTAGACGGTTTAATAGGAAGATTAAACACCAACTATAACGTAGACTTTAAAGGTAGAACAACTGGTGATAATCCAGATGATTTTAACGATAAGCCTGGATATGGAAATGCAAATGTATTACCTATTGCAGATGATGAAATTCATGGAACACACGTTACCGGAATTATTGCTGCTGTTCGTAATAATGGTTTAGGAGCTAATGGAGTTGCGAATAATGTTGAAATCATGAGTATTCGTGCGGTACCTAATGGTGATGAGTATGATAAAGATGTAGCAAAAGCAATCCGATATGCTGTAGATAACGGAGCAAAAGTTATTAATGGTAGTTTTGGTAAAAGCTTTTCTCCGCATAGTGACTGGGTTAGAGATGCTATTAAATATGCTAGTGATAACAATGTTGTTTTTGTTCATGCAGCAGGAAACGATGGTAAAAATGTAGATACGGAAGCTAATTTTCCAGATGATAACGTAAATTATGTAGAAGTGAGTAACAGCTATATTCGTGTTGGTTCATTAGCATCTAAATATGGTTCTTCTATGGTTTCTGGTTTTTCTAACTACGGACAGAAAAACGTAGATGTTTTTGCTCCTGGATCTCAAATCTATTCTACATTCCCAAATAACGAATATAAAGCTATTAGCGGAACGTCTATGGCTTCTCCTGCTGTTGCAGGTGTTGCTGCTTTAGTTTGGTCTCAATATCCAAAATTAACTGCTGCACAAGTAAAACAAGTTATTATGGATTCTGGTTTACCAATCCATCAAAAAGTAGTTGTTGGTGGTGACGCTAATGACGTAAGAGATTTTGGAACATTATCAAAATCTGGTAAAATGGTAAATGCTTATAACGCCTTAATTATGGCACAGCAATTATCTAAGTAA
- a CDS encoding M1 family metallopeptidase, whose translation MKKFFLVALGITLVSCGSTNSVSTAPQTPNTPSTSITKSTYWQQHVDYKMDIDMDVNNFQYQGKQNLVYTNNSPDVLTRVYYHLFFNAFQPGSEMDVRSRTIPDPDSRVGDRISKLSPDEIGYIKVSSLKQNGTALNYETVGTVLEVDLAKPIQPGEKVTFDMVFNAQVPAQIRRSGRNNKEGVALSMTQWYPKLAEYDFEGWHADPYIGREFHGVWGDFNVNLTIDKNYVVGGTGYLQGNPEVNGNKKTLRFKAPNVHDFTWAADPDYIHDTMQVPNGPMLNFYYKKDLPAENLQFWKDLQPKTVEMMQYFSENIGKYPYEQYSVIQGGDGGMEYAMCTLITGKRSFGSLVGVTAHEMAHTWFQFLLASNESKHEWMDEGFTSYISDQAMNTIMKSNKENPSSRAYRSYIGLALSGKEQPQSTHADRYNYNGAYGASAYSKGEVFMAQLGYVIGEENLKKTIKKYFNDFAFKHPRPIDIIRSAEKVSGLELDWYLTDWTQTTNTIDYAVKTIAGNKVTLERIGLMPMPLDVTVTYVDGTTEEIYIPLQMMRGEKPTTATIKADWAWAYPTYTFEGSKAISSVQIDPKEMMADINKENNKK comes from the coding sequence ATGAAAAAGTTTTTTCTTGTTGCGCTAGGTATCACTCTTGTTTCTTGTGGTTCTACTAATTCTGTTTCTACCGCACCACAAACACCTAATACTCCATCAACTTCTATTACAAAATCTACCTATTGGCAACAACATGTAGATTATAAAATGGATATTGATATGGATGTAAACAACTTTCAATACCAAGGGAAACAAAATTTAGTATACACTAATAATTCTCCGGATGTATTAACAAGAGTATATTATCATTTATTCTTTAATGCATTTCAACCAGGAAGTGAAATGGATGTACGTTCCCGTACTATTCCGGATCCAGATAGTAGAGTTGGTGACAGAATTAGCAAATTAAGTCCAGACGAAATTGGTTACATCAAGGTTTCTTCATTAAAACAAAACGGAACCGCTTTAAACTATGAAACCGTTGGTACTGTTTTAGAAGTTGATTTAGCGAAACCTATTCAACCAGGAGAAAAAGTAACTTTTGATATGGTTTTTAATGCACAAGTTCCTGCTCAAATTCGTCGTTCTGGAAGAAATAATAAAGAAGGTGTTGCATTATCTATGACCCAATGGTACCCTAAACTTGCAGAATATGATTTTGAAGGTTGGCACGCAGATCCATACATAGGAAGAGAGTTTCACGGTGTTTGGGGAGATTTTAATGTAAACCTTACCATCGATAAAAATTATGTAGTTGGAGGAACGGGTTATTTACAAGGAAACCCTGAAGTAAACGGAAACAAAAAAACACTTCGTTTTAAAGCTCCTAATGTGCATGATTTTACTTGGGCTGCAGATCCAGATTATATTCATGATACCATGCAAGTTCCTAATGGACCAATGCTAAACTTCTATTACAAAAAAGATTTACCAGCAGAAAACCTTCAGTTTTGGAAAGACTTACAGCCAAAAACAGTGGAAATGATGCAGTATTTTTCAGAAAACATAGGAAAGTATCCTTATGAGCAATACTCTGTTATTCAAGGAGGAGATGGAGGAATGGAGTACGCTATGTGTACACTTATTACAGGAAAACGTAGCTTTGGTAGTCTTGTTGGTGTAACCGCACACGAGATGGCACATACATGGTTTCAGTTTCTATTAGCATCTAACGAGTCTAAACACGAGTGGATGGACGAAGGTTTTACAAGTTATATTAGTGATCAGGCTATGAATACTATTATGAAAAGTAATAAAGAAAACCCTTCTTCTAGAGCATATAGAAGTTATATAGGTTTAGCATTGTCTGGTAAAGAACAACCACAAAGCACACATGCCGATCGCTACAATTATAATGGTGCTTATGGCGCTTCTGCTTATAGTAAAGGGGAGGTTTTTATGGCGCAATTAGGATACGTTATTGGTGAAGAAAACCTAAAGAAAACCATTAAAAAATACTTTAATGATTTTGCCTTTAAACACCCAAGACCAATAGATATTATTCGTTCTGCAGAAAAAGTTTCTGGTTTAGAATTAGATTGGTATTTAACAGATTGGACACAAACAACAAACACCATAGACTACGCTGTAAAAACAATAGCGGGCAATAAAGTAACCTTAGAAAGAATTGGATTAATGCCAATGCCTTTAGATGTTACGGTAACTTATGTAGATGGTACTACAGAAGAAATTTACATTCCGTTACAAATGATGCGTGGTGAAAAACCAACAACTGCTACTATTAAAGCAGATTGGGCTTGGGCTTATCCTACGTATACTTTTGAAGGTTCTAAAGCTATTAGTAGCGTTCAAATAGATCCAAAAGAAATGATGGCGGACATTAATAAAGAAAACAATAAGAAGTAA
- a CDS encoding succinylglutamate desuccinylase/aspartoacylase family protein: MNQVANYSSTKIVTTNRVIGEIQGTKQGPTVVFFAGIHGNEKAGVTALKTMFKTFTEEDITGTVFGILGNLKALKKNQRYLEEDLNRLWTSERLKTLMHKENLNSEESEQKELLLVLNNLITTNSGPFYFIDFHTTSSKTLPFITINDALINRKFSKQFPVPIVLGIEEYLDGPLLSYINALGYVSLGFESGQHEDKEAIINCTSFIYLALVFTKAIENKKEKEYIKHYEQLKSTSNNLEEIFEIIYLYRIQKEEVFTMKQGFKSFEDIKKKTVLATSNNKPILSKYNAKLFMPLYQKKGKDGFFIIKRIPAFFMHLSTILRRMKVDSLLVLLPGVFWENDKKKVLVVNLKIARFFAKSIFHLLGYRNQQVDATHMKLYNRERATKKAMYKDQAWY, from the coding sequence ATGAACCAAGTTGCAAATTATTCAAGTACTAAAATAGTAACAACCAATAGAGTTATTGGTGAAATTCAGGGAACTAAACAAGGGCCAACAGTTGTTTTTTTTGCTGGTATTCATGGTAATGAAAAAGCAGGAGTTACTGCGCTTAAAACCATGTTTAAAACATTTACAGAAGAAGATATTACTGGAACCGTATTCGGAATCTTAGGAAATCTAAAAGCACTAAAGAAAAACCAAAGATATCTGGAGGAAGATTTAAATAGACTTTGGACTAGTGAGCGGCTTAAAACCTTGATGCATAAAGAAAATTTGAATTCGGAAGAAAGCGAACAAAAAGAATTGTTACTAGTACTAAATAATCTTATTACTACTAATTCTGGTCCGTTTTACTTTATAGATTTTCATACCACATCTAGTAAAACTTTGCCTTTTATTACTATTAATGACGCGCTAATAAATCGAAAATTCTCCAAGCAATTCCCTGTTCCTATCGTTTTAGGAATTGAAGAATATCTGGATGGACCATTATTAAGTTATATTAATGCATTGGGCTATGTTTCTTTAGGATTTGAATCGGGACAACATGAAGATAAAGAAGCCATAATAAATTGTACGTCTTTTATTTATTTAGCATTAGTCTTTACTAAAGCTATAGAGAATAAAAAAGAAAAGGAATATATTAAACACTATGAGCAACTAAAGTCTACATCTAATAATCTAGAGGAAATATTTGAAATTATTTATTTATATAGAATTCAAAAAGAGGAAGTTTTTACCATGAAACAAGGTTTTAAAAGCTTTGAAGATATTAAGAAAAAAACGGTCTTAGCAACTAGTAATAACAAACCTATTTTGTCAAAGTACAATGCAAAATTATTTATGCCTTTGTATCAAAAAAAAGGAAAGGATGGTTTTTTTATCATAAAACGAATACCTGCTTTTTTTATGCATCTTTCTACTATTTTGAGAAGAATGAAAGTAGATAGCCTTTTAGTGTTACTTCCTGGTGTTTTCTGGGAAAACGATAAAAAAAAGGTACTTGTTGTTAACCTTAAAATTGCACGTTTTTTTGCAAAGTCTATTTTCCATTTATTAGGTTATAGAAATCAGCAAGTAGATGCAACACATATGAAGCTTTATAATAGAGAACGCGCAACTAAAAAAGCAATGTATAAAGATCAAGCGTGGTATTAA
- a CDS encoding MBL fold metallo-hydrolase codes for MKLYPINAGNFKLDGGAMFGVVPKSLWTRTNPADANNMIDIAARCLLIEDGNRLILIDTGMGNKQSEKFFGYYHLWGDDSIDKSLKAHGFHRDDITDVFMTHLHFDHCGGSVQWNKDKTGYEPAFKNAHYWSNQDHWQWATKPNKREVASFLKENILPMEESGQLKFTALPQKDILKNSALGFDIFFANGHTDKQMIPMIHYKGKTICFMADLLPTVGHLPIPFVMGYDTRPLLTLDEKENFLNLAADNNYYLFLEHDANNEIITVKHTEKGVRLDNLFTCNDIF; via the coding sequence ATGAAACTATATCCTATAAATGCCGGGAATTTTAAGCTAGATGGTGGCGCCATGTTTGGTGTTGTTCCAAAATCTTTATGGACCAGAACCAATCCTGCAGATGCAAATAATATGATTGATATTGCAGCGCGCTGCTTATTAATTGAAGATGGAAATCGCCTAATCCTCATTGATACAGGAATGGGGAACAAGCAAAGCGAAAAATTCTTTGGATACTACCATCTTTGGGGAGACGACTCTATTGACAAATCCTTAAAAGCACATGGTTTTCATCGGGATGACATTACCGATGTTTTTATGACGCATTTACACTTTGACCATTGTGGCGGAAGTGTACAATGGAATAAAGACAAAACTGGTTACGAACCCGCTTTTAAAAATGCGCATTATTGGAGTAATCAAGACCATTGGCAATGGGCAACGAAGCCTAATAAACGAGAGGTAGCTTCGTTTTTAAAAGAAAATATTCTTCCTATGGAAGAAAGTGGTCAATTAAAATTTACTGCACTTCCCCAAAAAGATATTCTAAAAAATTCTGCTTTAGGTTTTGATATCTTTTTCGCAAATGGGCATACCGACAAACAAATGATTCCTATGATTCATTATAAAGGAAAAACCATTTGCTTTATGGCAGATTTACTACCAACCGTTGGTCATTTACCAATTCCTTTTGTAATGGGTTATGACACAAGACCATTATTAACCTTAGACGAAAAAGAAAATTTCCTCAATTTAGCGGCAGATAATAATTATTACCTATTTTTGGAACACGATGCAAACAACGAAATTATTACAGTAAAACACACGGAAAAAGGAGTTAGACTAGACAACCTTTTTACTTGTAATGATATATTTTAA
- the rnpA gene encoding ribonuclease P protein component, which translates to MKFTYNKSEKLKSEKLITKLFTEGESVSAYPLRLVYLETMFSEAVPLKTGVSVPKRNFKKAVDRIRIKRMMREAYRLNKHMVFNNISTQFAFMILYVGKEKPTYTELEKATKKMFDKFLIKVAETK; encoded by the coding sequence ATGAAATTTACCTATAACAAATCCGAAAAACTGAAAAGCGAAAAGCTTATCACCAAACTTTTTACTGAAGGAGAATCGGTTTCGGCATACCCATTACGTCTTGTATATTTAGAAACTATGTTTTCTGAAGCTGTTCCTCTTAAAACAGGTGTTTCGGTACCAAAACGTAATTTTAAAAAAGCCGTAGATAGAATTAGAATAAAACGTATGATGCGTGAGGCCTACCGACTTAATAAACACATGGTTTTTAACAACATATCTACACAATTTGCGTTTATGATTTTGTATGTTGGGAAAGAAAAGCCTACCTATACGGAATTAGAAAAGGCAACAAAAAAGATGTTTGACAAATTTTTAATTAAAGTCGCTGAAACTAAATAA
- a CDS encoding CBS domain-containing protein: protein MGNLNVTKLTEKKDRANYFHQLIKDIEALDLMISKGMIEKTPIRIGAEQEFCIVDNTYLPKGNALDILETINDAHFTTEIGNFNLEINLDPFELKDDCFSKLHKQLKTLLKKAKIAAEKHNAKVVLTGILPTLSIKHIGVENMTPMQRYFVLNDAIKESRKQDFNIHIKGVDELNLLHNSVMLEGCNTSFQAHLQINPDVFIDSYNWAQAISGPILSICTNSPLLFGKELWSETRIALFTQSVDTRANSFLLNEKQSRVSFGNNWETGSITDIFKDNISRFRSLVTSEFVKDSVAMLEEGEIPKLKALNLHNGTVYRWNRVCYGVGEGKPHLRIENRYIPSGPSTSDEIANMMFWVGVMVGKPKKYQNIHETMDFKDAKSNFFSAARYGMAAQFKWNGEIISSQDFILNELLPIAYRGLHSMGVSPKDTEHYLTLIENRVKHLNGSDWITTSYRNLLQTKKRKEALQILTENIYLKQDLEYPISTWNVLGKGLETTFSMEREVYHIMNTDIFSVGEKDSLELVLHMMQWKNIHHMPVINNQKDLIGLLSWSDVKTHLNEIEESTKCVRNFMKEAVITTTQYTTIKEAKKCMQKHQISCLPVVSNKKLIGIITTKDF from the coding sequence ATGGGAAATTTAAACGTTACTAAATTAACTGAAAAAAAAGATAGGGCTAATTATTTTCATCAACTCATCAAAGATATCGAAGCTTTAGATTTAATGATCTCTAAAGGTATGATTGAAAAAACACCCATTAGAATTGGTGCAGAACAAGAATTCTGTATTGTTGACAATACATATTTACCAAAAGGAAATGCGCTAGATATTTTAGAAACGATTAATGATGCACACTTCACAACAGAAATTGGCAACTTTAATCTAGAAATTAATTTAGATCCTTTTGAGTTAAAAGACGATTGCTTTTCTAAACTGCATAAACAATTAAAAACGCTATTAAAAAAAGCGAAAATTGCTGCAGAAAAGCATAACGCCAAAGTAGTACTTACCGGAATTTTACCAACACTTTCTATAAAACATATTGGTGTTGAAAATATGACTCCTATGCAGCGGTATTTTGTACTAAATGATGCGATTAAAGAATCTAGAAAACAAGATTTTAATATTCATATTAAAGGGGTAGACGAATTAAACCTACTTCATAATTCTGTGATGCTTGAAGGTTGTAACACGAGTTTTCAAGCGCATTTACAAATAAATCCAGATGTATTTATAGATAGTTATAATTGGGCGCAAGCTATTTCTGGACCCATTTTAAGTATATGTACTAATTCACCGCTTTTATTTGGAAAAGAATTATGGAGCGAAACCAGAATAGCCCTATTTACCCAAAGTGTTGATACCAGAGCAAACTCTTTTTTATTGAACGAAAAACAATCTCGAGTAAGTTTTGGTAATAATTGGGAAACAGGAAGTATAACAGATATTTTTAAAGATAATATCTCCCGTTTTCGAAGTTTAGTTACTTCAGAGTTTGTTAAAGATAGTGTTGCAATGTTAGAAGAAGGGGAAATACCAAAGTTAAAAGCGTTAAATCTTCACAACGGAACCGTGTATCGCTGGAATAGGGTTTGTTATGGCGTTGGCGAAGGAAAACCACATCTTAGAATTGAAAATAGATATATTCCTTCCGGACCTTCAACATCTGATGAAATTGCAAATATGATGTTTTGGGTTGGTGTCATGGTTGGTAAACCTAAAAAATATCAGAATATTCATGAAACCATGGATTTTAAAGACGCTAAATCTAATTTTTTTAGTGCTGCTAGATATGGAATGGCAGCGCAATTTAAATGGAATGGTGAAATAATTTCTAGTCAAGATTTTATTTTAAATGAATTATTGCCAATCGCTTATCGCGGATTGCATAGTATGGGAGTTTCGCCTAAAGACACAGAGCATTACCTAACACTTATTGAAAATAGAGTAAAGCATTTAAATGGATCCGATTGGATAACAACAAGTTATAGAAACCTTTTACAGACTAAAAAAAGAAAGGAAGCACTCCAAATACTAACTGAAAATATATACTTAAAACAAGATCTAGAATATCCAATTTCTACATGGAATGTTCTAGGAAAAGGCTTGGAAACTACGTTTTCTATGGAAAGGGAAGTGTATCATATTATGAACACAGATATTTTTTCAGTAGGCGAAAAAGATAGCCTAGAACTCGTGTTACATATGATGCAATGGAAAAATATTCATCACATGCCAGTAATTAATAATCAGAAAGATTTAATAGGGCTGTTGAGTTGGTCGGATGTAAAAACCCACTTAAATGAAATTGAAGAAAGCACCAAATGTGTTAGAAATTTTATGAAAGAAGCAGTTATTACCACTACACAATACACGACAATAAAAGAAGCTAAAAAGTGTATGCAAAAACACCAGATTAGCTGTCTTCCTGTAGTATCAAACAAGAAGTTAATAGGAATTATTACAACAAAAGATTTTTAG